CCTTCCTGGCTCCCCTGCGCATCACCTCGCCGGCCGTGGGCCCCCTGGAGGCCCCGGGCAGCGCCTCGCGCGCCGGCCTGGTCCTGAGCTGGATTCCCGATGGCTCCGCGCACCTGACGGAGGTGGAGCTCAATAGGATGGGAGAACCGAGTCCCCTGGCCTGGAGCGTGATGGCTCCCACGTCCATCACCTCGTTCACTCCCTTTCCGCTCCCCACGGACCTCGCCCCGGTCACCACCTTCCCCGCGGGCGCCTACGGTGTGGAGGCGACCTCCACCTGGTGGGCCCACGCGAGCGGCTATGCGGACTTCTTCACCGGACGCCTGAACCGCGACCCGGGCATGGAGATCCGTGACACCCGGCTCTTCGCCCACGTCGAGCTCCAGTAGCGGGATGGTTTCTCACCTGGGTCTTTCCGGCCCTGGCGCGGCGGCCTCGTCCGGTGCCGCGCTGGGCGCCAGGAGATCCGTGGGCATGCGGATGGTGAAGCGGGCGCCTCCCTCCGGGACATTCTCGGCGGAGATGATCCCGCCATGGGCCTCGACGATCTCCCGGCTCACGTACAGTCCCAGACCCAGCCCGCCGTAGTGGCTCATGGGCGCGGCGCGCTCGAACCTGCCGAACAGCCGAGGCATGAACTTCTCTGGCAGGCCGGGCCCCTTGTCGGTGATGACGAGGATCGCCTCGGCGCCCTCCCGCTCCATCGAGATCTCGATCGGGTGGCCGGCCGCGTACTTGAACGAGTTGGACAGCAGGTTGGTGATCACCTGCTCGATGCGGAGCCGATCCCACGTGCCCTCGATGGGCCGCGCCTCCTGGAGCACGAGCTGACAGTCGACCGATGCGGCCGAGTCGTGCAGGCGCTCGGTGACGTCTCGCACCGTGGCGACCAGATCCATGCGCTCCGGGTGGAGGGTGAGCCGTCCGGTGGAGATCCGGGAGACATCGAGCAACGTCTCGACGAGATGGGACAGCCGCCCGGTGCTGCGCAGCGCGCGTTCGATCCGGGCCTCGTGCTTGTGCTCGAGGGAGGCCATGTCCCGTCTCAGGCCCTGGATCTGGAGCTGGAGCGCCGTGAGAGGTGTCTTCAGCTCGTGCGCGGCGATGGAGAGGAACTCGTCGCGCAGCCGGATCGCCTCCTGGCTCTGGGCGAGTTGGAGGCGCTCCTCCTCCGTGCGCTTGTGTTCGGTGAGGTCGCGCGTCACCTTCGAGAAGCCCAGGAGCTCGCCTTTCGCGTCCCGCATCACGGTGAGGGTCACGCTGGCCCAGAAGCGCGTGCCGTCCTTGCGCACGCGCCAGCCTTCGTCCTCGACGCGGCCGTCCCGCCTGGCGGCCTCGATCTGCTGGGCGGGCTTGTTCCTCGCGAGGTCCTCGGGCGGGTAGAAGCGCGAGAAGTGCTCGCCGACGATCTCCCGGGCCGAGTAGCCCTTGAGGTGGGCCGCGCCGTCGTTCCAGGTCATCACCCGCCCCTGGGGGTCCAACATGAAGATGGCGTAGTCCTTCACGCTGGAGACCAGCAGCCGGAAGCGCTCCTCGCCGCGCCGCAGTTGCTCCTCGCTCTTGCGGCGCTCGGTGAGATCCCGCGTGACCTTGGCGAAGCCCCGCAGGCGGCCCTCCTCGTCGCGCACGGCGGTGATGATCACGTTCGCCCAGAAGAGCGAGCCGTCCTTGCGCACGCGCCAGCCCTCGTCCTCGACGCGGCCCTGCTCGGCGGCCTCGCGCAGCAGATCCCACGGCTTGCCCCGCGCCACCTCCTCCTCCAGGTAGAAGCGGCTGATGGGCTGCCCGATGATCTCCTGGGCCTGGTAGCCCTTGAGTCGCTGGGCGCCGGGGTTCCAGCTGTTCACCCGCCCATCGGGCTCCAACATGAAGATGGCGTAATCCTTGATGCTCGCGACGAGCAACCGGAAGCGCTCCTCGCTCTGGCGGAGCTGTTCCTCCGCCTTGCGGCGCTCGGTGAGATCCCGGGTGATCTTCGCGAACCCCACCAGCTTGCCCGTGGGGTCGCGCATGGCGGTGATGATCACGCTGGCCCAGTACGACTCGCCATTCTTGCGGATGCGCCAGCCTTCCTCCTCGAAGCGGCCCTCGGCCGTGGCGCACCGCAGCTCGCGCTCGCACTTGCCGGCGACGATGTCCGCCGGAGGGTAGAAGATCGAGAAGTGCCGCCCCTGGATTTCCCCCAGGGTGTAGCCGTTGATGCGCTCCGCGCCCTTGTTCCACGTCTTCACGTGCCCGGTGGGATCGAGCATGAAGACGGCATAGTCCTCGATGTTGTCGAGGATCATCCGCGCGCGCTCTTCTTGAAGGGTCGACAGCTCCACGATGGCCGACGAGCTCTGATCACGCATGGCGCCGAGCCCCGCTCGAGGCGTGGGCGAGGTGCACGCCGCGGCCACGCAGCGCGGAGAGTGGAGCGAGGGTGGTTGCGAGCACAGGGTGGAAATCGTGCATGGTGCAGTTCTTGACGCAGGAAGCGCCCGGTACAAGGCCCAATCCGAGACGATGCCACGTGTTCAACGGCCGGCCCGTGACGCGGCGCGCCCAATGAGCAACCACACGCGACGGATACGCCGTCGCCAGAATGGACGGAAGATCCATCAAATTTTTTGATGTTCCAACAGTGGAACGCACGAGACCGTTCCCCGGACGCGCACCCGTGGTTTCGGATGGAGGTGCGCGGGTGCTCCCCAGCTTCTCCCGGAGCCGACGGAAGGACGGCCGTGCCCGGCTGCTCGTCGGCGGCTAGGGGACTGCTCGCGAGGCGAGTGGGAGTTCGAGCGTGGCCACGGCGCCCCGCTGGGGCCCGTCGCTGCGCAGGGTGAGCTGGCCTTTCATCAGCTTCGCGGCCAGCGCGCTCGAGTGCAGTCCGAAGCCATGGCCATCCTTGCGCGTGGTGAAGCCGTGGGTGAACAGGCTGTCCATCAGCTCCGGCGCGATGCCCACCCCGTCATCCTCCACCTGGACGCGCGCCACGTTCCCCTCCGCCGTCAGCCGTACCCAGAGGTTGCGCTTGCCCTCGGGCATCTGGCCCAGCGCGTGGTTGGCGTTGCTGATGAGGTTGACGAGGATCTGCATCACCTTGTGTTTGTCCGCGCTCACCCGGGGCAGCGCCGACATTTCACGGTGGAGGGTGACGCCGTGGCGCTCCAACGCCGCGAGCTGGACGCGCAGCGCGTCGTCGATGAGCTGGGCCAGGTCGCACTCCTCCGTCAGCAGCGCGTTGCGCGCGTAGGTCTGCTGCACCTGGATGATGGCGCGGATGTGCTCGATGTGCCGGCTCATCGCATCCATGTCCTCCATGAGGCGCATCTGATCCTTCATCAGATCGTCACTCAGGGCGGCCAGGTAGTCCGGCAGGTGGCCGCCGCGCGGGTCCTTCGTCAGGAAGTCCGCCAGGTCCTGACGGTGCTCCACCATCAGGGCCGAGGCCTGCTTCAGCCGGCCCACGCGCAGGGCGCCCACGGCCTTGCGCATCATCTCCAGGTGGATGACGGCGCTGGTGAGCACGTTGCCCACGTTGTGCAGCACGTTGGAGGCCACCTCCGTCATGCCCACCTCGCGCGCGGCGTCCACCAGGCGGGCCTGGGCCTGCTTGAGCTCGCGCGTGCGCTCCTCCACCCGCCGCTCCAGCTCGTCGTTGGCCTGGTACAGCTCCATCCGGGCGCGCTGCACGTCCGCGTACAGCCGCGCGTTCTCGATGGAGATGGCCGCCTGGGAGGCCAGGTGCCCCAGGAGCGCCAGCCGCGCCGGGCTGAAGGCATTGGTGGCCAGGTTGTTCTCCAGGTAGAGGGCCCCGGAGAACACCTCCTGCCGGATCAGCGGCAGGCACAACACCGAGCGCGCCGTGCCGCGCGCCAGGTACGGATCGGCCGAGAACGCGTGGGGCTTGGAGGCATCGCCGATGAGCACGTGCTCGCGCGTGCGCCGGACATAGGCGAGCAGGGTCCACGGCAGCTCGTGGTGGCCTCCCTCGTCCGGTTCCAGCGTGGCGCCGTCCGGTGAGAGCCGGAAGAGGGCCGCCACCGCGAGCGTGTTCTCCTGGGACAACAGCAGGGCGCCCCGCTGTGCGCCCGCGTTCTCGATCGCCGCCTTCATCAGCGCCGTCACCAGGCGCTCCAGCACGATCTCGCCGGAGACGGCCTGCTGCGCCTTGACCACCGTGAGTGAGTCGATGTGGGTGGAGTCCGTGCCGCTGGTGGTCGTGGTCTGCGCGTCCCGGCGGGCCTCCGGGGCCGCGAGGTACGGCCACTGGGACTCGAGCTGCCGCACCTTGGCGTAGGCGCCCCATTGCTGGTACGCCGCGTGCGCCTGGTGCG
Above is a window of Cystobacter fuscus DNA encoding:
- a CDS encoding PAS domain-containing sensor histidine kinase, with translation MRDQSSSAIVELSTLQEERARMILDNIEDYAVFMLDPTGHVKTWNKGAERINGYTLGEIQGRHFSIFYPPADIVAGKCERELRCATAEGRFEEEGWRIRKNGESYWASVIITAMRDPTGKLVGFAKITRDLTERRKAEEQLRQSEERFRLLVASIKDYAIFMLEPDGRVNSWNPGAQRLKGYQAQEIIGQPISRFYLEEEVARGKPWDLLREAAEQGRVEDEGWRVRKDGSLFWANVIITAVRDEEGRLRGFAKVTRDLTERRKSEEQLRRGEERFRLLVSSVKDYAIFMLDPQGRVMTWNDGAAHLKGYSAREIVGEHFSRFYPPEDLARNKPAQQIEAARRDGRVEDEGWRVRKDGTRFWASVTLTVMRDAKGELLGFSKVTRDLTEHKRTEEERLQLAQSQEAIRLRDEFLSIAAHELKTPLTALQLQIQGLRRDMASLEHKHEARIERALRSTGRLSHLVETLLDVSRISTGRLTLHPERMDLVATVRDVTERLHDSAASVDCQLVLQEARPIEGTWDRLRIEQVITNLLSNSFKYAAGHPIEISMEREGAEAILVITDKGPGLPEKFMPRLFGRFERAAPMSHYGGLGLGLYVSREIVEAHGGIISAENVPEGGARFTIRMPTDLLAPSAAPDEAAAPGPERPR